A region of Vigna radiata var. radiata cultivar VC1973A chromosome 6, Vradiata_ver6, whole genome shotgun sequence DNA encodes the following proteins:
- the LOC106765066 gene encoding aldehyde dehydrogenase family 3 member H1 isoform X2, translating into MSFQDSDKTTSTESAFDAPAASRLVMELRGAFATGKTRSYDWRVTQLKALEKLLADHEPEIIDALRKDLAKPPLETVAYEIAMLKNSSKVALKELKHWISPEKVKTSLATFPSSAEIVSEPLGVVLVISAWNYPFLLSLDPVIGAIAAGNAVVLKPSEIAPATSSLMAKLLGDYMDNSCIRVVEGAVDETSALLEQKWDKIFYTGNGRVARVVMAAAAKHLTPVVLELGGKSPVVVDSNINLKVATRRIIAGKWGCNNGQACISPDYVITTKEYAPKLVDALKTELEKFYGKNPLESEDLSRIVNSNHFNRLKKLLDDDKVSGKIVHGGKKDEIKLKISPTLLLDVPRDSLIMSEEIFGPLLPILTVDKLEESFVVINSGPKPLAAYIFTNNKKLKELFVRNISAGGVVVNDTTLHLAVHTLPFGGVGESGVGAYHGKFSFDAFSHKKAVLYRSFIGDASVRYPPYTSTKQRLLKALIGGGILGVLSPTCSNLPPKC; encoded by the exons ATGTCGTTTCAAGACTCAGACAAAACGACGTCCACGGAGAGTGCGTTCGACGCGCCGGCGGCGTCGCGGCTCGTGATGGAGTTGCGTGGAGCCTTTGCTACGGGCAAAACTCGCAGTTACGATTGGCGAGTGACGCAGCTCAAAGCGCTCGAGAAACTCCTCGCCGATCACGAGCCGGAGATCATCGACGCGCTCCGAAAAGACCTCGCGAAGCCGCCGCTCGAAACCGTGGCTTACGAG ATTGCTATGTTGAAAAACTCAAGTAAAGTTGCGCTCAAAGAATTGAAACATTGGATATCTCCTGAAAAG GTCAAAACTTCACTCGCAACTTTTCCTTCTTCAGCTGAAATAGTATCTGAGCCACTGGGGGTTGTTCTAGTCATCTCGGCATGGAACTACCCTTTTC TTTTGTCACTTGATCCAGTCATTGGAGCTATTGCAGCTGGTAATGCTGTGGTTTTAAAACCATCAGAAATTGCTCCAGCCACATCATCACTGATGGCAAAACTGCTGGGAGACTACATGGATAACTCATGTATTAGAGTTGTTGAGGGAGCAGTTGATGAAACATCCGCATTGCTGGAGCAAAAGTGGGACAAAATTTTCTATACAG GTAATGGACGAGTGGCACGTGTTGTGATGGCTGCTGCTGCAAAACACCTTACACCAGTTGTGCTGGAGCTCGGAGGAAAATCTCCGGTTGTAGTCGAttcaaacatcaatttaaaG GTAGCAACAAGACGAATAATTGCCGGGAAGTGGGGTTGTAATAATGGACAAGCCTGCATTTCTCCAGATTATGTTATAACAACAAAAGAATATGCTCCCAAGTTG GTGGATGCGCTAAAGACTGAATTGGAGAAATTTTATGGAAAGAACCCATTGGAATCAGAAGATTTGTCTCGTATTGTAAACTCCAATCACTTCAATCGCTTGAAAAAGCTCTTGGATGATGATAAGGTTTCTGGTAAGATTGTTCATGGAGGCAAAAAGGATGAAATTAAATT GAAGATTAGCCCCACTCTTCTCTTGGATGTCCCACGGGATTCTTTGATTATGAGTGAGGAGATATTTGGTCCTTTACTTCCCATCCTCACA GTAGACAAACTGGAAGAAAGCTTTGTTGTGATCAATTCAGGACCAAAGCCTCTCGCTgcatatatatttacaaataacaAGAAGCTCAAGGAACTATTTGTTAGGAATATTTCAGCTGGCGGCGTGGTTGTTAATGACACTACTTTACAT CTTGCGGTTCATACTTTGCCATTTGGAGGAGTTGGTGAGAGTGGAGTGGGGGCATACCACGGAAAATTCTCATTTGATGCATTTAGCCACAAAAAGGCAGTTCTCTATCGCAGTTTTATTGGTGATGCATCAGTTAGGTACCCACCATACACAAGTACAAAGCAAAGATTGCTAAAAGCTCTCATTGGTGGTGGCATACTTG gTGTCCTTTCCCCAACTTGTTCAAACTTGCCACCAAAGTGTTGA